The genomic region CAGTGGATGGACGCGAACCATATTCCGCACACGGCCCCGTTCTTCCCGGAACCAATCTCCGCTGAACCGCGCTGCAAGTAGTGACAATGAGGAAATACGCCGCCCGTCGAGACGCTTCGGCCAGGCGCGCGGATGGAGAGGGCCGATGACATGCAGTTCCTAGGACTGGGCAACGGACCGTATCAGACCTTCAGCCATGGACTCTCGAACCCGCGATCGGATCTGCTTTCGGGAGTTCGGTATCAGATCGTTCCCAGCATGCGCGGCGTCCCCGCCGCCCAGCTGCGATTGCAGTTCCGTCGCGATGCATCGAGCATCACCAATCCCGAGATGACGCTCGCCGTGCTGCTGGACCGGAGCGGGTCGATGAGCGAGGCGTTCGCGGAGGGGCATGTCTATGATGTCGCTCAGGCCATTCTCACACACGTGCTAATGGCGGGGTCCGGATACGATTTGATCTTTTACGACGATCAAATCTCGGACGCGGGACATATCCAGAATAGCGCCGATCTGCGCGGCGCGATCCTGCGCAACGGGCCGCGCGGCGGGACGTATGTCACGTCGGCGCTTCGGCATACGATCCAGAAGTATAAGTCCCGCGCGGGCCTTTATATTATCGTCATCACCGATGGCGAGTTCGCGGACAAAGCCGATGTGATGCAGTTGGTCACGCAGGAGCTTTTGCCGCAGGTGAAACCGGAGTCGCCCTATGCGTTTCGATTGCACTTCGTCGGCGCGGGCGAAGGCGTCGATCACGTTTTTCTGAGACAGATGGAGGATGCGGCGACGGGGCAAGGCTCCCCGCTCGTCACGGCCCATCACCACGCGCATCTGAGACACAGCCATACCGATATTCTCGCCGAGCTTGATAAGGCGTACGTGGGCGTCGGCGCATCGGCGACGGTCAGTGAAAGCAGCCCATCGAGCGAGCCGGCAATCTCGTCGATCATCGATGTGACCACGCGCCGGATCTGGCCCGGAGCCTCTGCCCCATTCGGCTTCCTTCCACGCACCACGACGCTCGATTTGGAGTATGCGCCCGCGCACGCTCAAAACCTCCCGGTAAAGATCAACTTCACGAGCGCCTTCCATCAGCCTCAAGAAATGACTTTTCAGATTCCGCTGCCCAAACCCGCCCCGGCTCCCGGTTCGGGCGGCGGCAGCCTGCTGAGCCGGCTCCATTTGCCGTGGAACCGATCGCCCGAGGACGACGCCGCGCGCGCCGCCCAGCAGCTGGAGCGCGAGCGAGTCGCGGCGCTGGTCAAGAGCAACCATGACGCCGAGCTTCGGCGCCAGTCGAGCGACTTGCAGGCGCTGGCGTCCGGCGGCCTGCCGATGCAGGCCATCGAACGCTTGAAGGAGATCGGAACCAACGAGGCGTCCGAGATCCTGTTCACCAGCAACCTTGCGCCCGAAGAAGCGGGACTGCTGCGCCGCGAGGGCTTCCATCCGCGCGGCATCGTCACCGGCAGCGCCGTGTATCACGTTGGGCAGGCGTACGCGTCCAGCCAGGGCGACTGCGAAGTCACCGTGCTTTCCGAGGCGTACAACGAAGCCTGCCGCCTCGCCGTCGGACGCATGGGGCATGAGCTGAAGATGATCAACGGCCACGGCGTGGTCGGCGTGCGATTCTCGCTGGTCCGCCATGAATGGGCGGACAAGACCATTGAAGTCCAGGTGATGGGAACGGCGGTCGAGGGGCCGGGCCGTCCGCCCGAGCAGCCGTGGATGTGCGACCTGTCGGGCCAGGAGTGGTATGCGCTGCGCCGCGCGGGATACGATCCCGTCGCGTTCGTCTGGGGCCACTGCACCTGGTTCCTGCTCACGACGCAGCAGGACGAGTGGACGCACCGTTCCTGGAACAATGTCGAGATGACGCACTGGAGCGCGGGCCTCAGCAAAGCGCGGACTCGCGCGATGGCGCATCTGAACAAGCAGGCGTCGGCATACGGCTCCAACGGCGTCGCGGGCGTCAAAATCGAACGGCGGCTCGACGAGATCCGTCTGAGCGGCCCGGGCGAAGACCCGGCGTACGAACGCGAGCACCACAACATCGTCGTCAGCATCCTGGGCACCGCGATCCGGGCGCGGCCCAACGCGCCGCGCCACGTCACCCCCACCCTGAACGTTCTTTCCCTGCGCGATGGGCGGCTGACGCCGATCGCGATGGCGACGCCCAAGGACGCCGTTGTCGAATAACGAAGCCCGTTTGAGAACTCAAATGACGCCGGAACTCTGAGGAAAATATGGTACTCGATCCACAAAACACGAACGACCCGAAGATCACCGCGATCCCGCAGCACGCAACGGAGCGCCTCGTCGAGATGCGCGGCAGCAGCGAATCGCGCACGCTCTTCACGAGCGACCTCTCGACGAGCGAGTTCCTGCTGGTCAAGGAAGCCGGCTTCGATCCCGTTGGCCTGGTCGTCGGCAGCTCGATCTACCACGTCGGGTATCAGCAGTCGGCCTGGTCGAAAAATCAAGAGATGACGGTGCTCACCCAGGCCATGTACCACGCCCGCGAGCTGGCGATGGACCGCATGGAGGAAGAAGCGCACCAGCTTGGCGCGGACGGCGTGGTCGGCGTCCGCCTGGAAGTCAACCACAAGGAGTGGGGCAACCACATCGCCGAATTCGTCGCCATCGGCACCGCCGTCGTACACCGGGGCGATAAGAACCGCTTCAAAAACAAGCGCGGCCGCCCATTCACCTCCGACCTTTCCGGCCAGGACTTCTACGTCCTGCTCCGCTCCGGCTACCGCCCGCTGGGCCTGGTCATGGGCAACTGCGTCTACCACGTCGCCATCCAGTCCTTCGGCTCCTTTATGCGTAACTTCACCCAGAACGCCGAGCTGACTCAGTACACCCAGGCGATGTACGACAGCCGCGAGCTGGCGATGGAGCGCATGCAAAAGGAAGCGGAAGAGCTGGGCGCCAAAGGCATCGTCGGCGCCAACATCCACGAACGCACCCACGCCTGGGGCGCCCACGTGATCGAATTCTTCGCCATCGGCACCGCCGTCGAGGAAACCAGCAGCGACCACGTGATCGAGCCCCCGACGATCGTACTGCCGCTGATTAGTTAGGAGATGACGCGCCGCTATATAGTGCTGGCGGTTAAAACCGCGCCTGCCAGAGCGCAGAAACCCACCTACGTGGGTTACATGGTTCTAACCGATACTGCCTTATAACTCGCCCATGTTAGGCGGTATCGTAAAGGATAATGTAGTCCCCGAAGGGGGACTTCTGCGCTCTGGCAGGCGCGGTTTTAACCGCCAGCCAGATCAGGCAAATGGCGTCATTAATTTGACAAACGGCATAAACCTCCTGCCCGTTTGCCAATTTAACAACGCGCGGAAATCGCCAGAAAAAAACCATGTCCATCCACATCGGCACATCTGGCTGGAGTTACGATCACTGGCGGGGCGTCCTTTACCCGGAGGGCTCACCGGCGAGCAAGCGTCTGGCGTATTATGTCGAGCGCTTCCAAACCGTCGAAGTCAACAGCAGTTACTATCACTGGCCGCGCGACACGACATTCGCGGGGTGGCGGGATAAAGTCCCGCCGGGTTTTGTAATGACGATCAAGGCGCCGCGTGGGCTGACGCACGCCGCGAGGCTGAAGTCTCCCGAGGTTTGGCTGGAACGGATCGAACAGGGATTGCGCGAACTGGGCGATAAGCGCGGGCCGCTCTTGGTGCAGCTGCCGCCGGACATGGAGATCGATCTGCCGCGTCTGGCGTACTTTCTGGAGCGCACGCCCAAGGGTCTCCGCGTCTGCGTCGAGTTCCGCCACCCGAGCTGGAACACGAATGAGGCGTTCGCGCTGCTGGAGCGGTATGGCGCGGCTTACTGCGTCATGAGCGGCGCGCATCTGCCGTGCATCCTGCGCGCCACGGCAATGTTTGCCTACGTTCGGCTGCACGGGCCGGATCAGGAATATCTGTACGGCGGGTCGTACTCCGATCGAGATCTGCGCTGGTGGGCCGACCGGATCCGCGAATGGGCGGAGGGCGGTCTGGATGTTTATGCTTATTTCAACAACGACGGCGGCGGCAACGCGGTGCGCAATGCGGAAACGCTCAAAGCGATCCTGCATACATAAGCCATTTTTTGGGACGGCGCGCGCGTTCGCTTCGCTGCTTCTCCTGCTCGGCGCGCCCCTCGCGTCACACGCGTTGACGCCGCTCACCACGACCGTCGCGGCGCTGCACGACGCCGTCAAACGAGGCGACGACGTCAAGGTCAAAGCGCTGCTGGACGGCGGCGTGGATGTCAACGCCGGCGCGGCGTCGGGCGTGACGCCGCTGATCTGGGCGGCGATCATGGACCGCCCCTCAACGGCGGCGCTCCTGCTGTCGCGCGGCGCGAATGTCAACGACGCCATCCCCGCCGGGCACTACGACGCCGGCCTGACCGCGCTGATCGCCGCCGCCAACGGGCGCAACAATATCTACTCGGGCGCGATCGAGCCCCCGGCCCCCGCCGAATACGGCGGCGCCGACGTCGCCCAGCGGCGTCTCCACAACGTCGCCGTGCGCGAATGGCGCATGCGCGCCGCAAATTGGCGCTCAGGATACGCCGCGCTCGTCAAACTCCTGGTCGCGCACAAAGCCAATGTCAACGCGCAGATGGCGCTCGGCACAACCGCCATCGACTCCGCCGCAACCGCCGGCGACACACAAACCGTCCGCTTCCTCATAAACCACGGCGCTCGGTTAGACTTGCCGTCCCACGAAACCGATATCCTCGGAACCGCGCACGACGCCACGAACGGCTACTATGCCCTCGTCGGCGCCATCTACGAAGACAAGCATAACCCCAAATTGGTCGAACTTTTATTGGCCCACGGCGCCAGCCCCAACTCCGCCTCCCCCAGCGAAATGACTCCCCTCGGCGCGGCCGCCGCCAGCGGCGACACCGCCGTCATCCGGCTTCTTCTTGAGCACGGCGCCCGCCCAGACGATAAAGACTATTATGGACGCGCCGCGCTCTCGTACGTTGGCGCTTATCCCAAAGCTGCCGCGCTGCTAAAAAATACGCTGTCCCGCTAACACGGAAACCAAAGACGAACAGGCGAGCAACTGTCTCGATGGATTGCGGAGTATCGACGCGTCCTTTGATAATCGCGTAAGCCGTATTTCAATCGCACTGGGAATGTGTCAAATTTTGGTACAATTAATTTCACATTGCAGCAATTATGAGAGACCTGCGGCCTCCCAGTCACGCCAATGAACACGCCGGCCCCTGCTCGGAAGACGACAAGACGCCCCGTCTGGCGGATAGTTCTGACGCGCGTGATAAATTCTGAAAATATTTTTTTGTCGGCCCAACTTTTGCGCGCTGGGACGCGATCAGCAATACAGAGGCATAATGCAATGATCCGAAAATCGGCGAGAATCGCCGGGTTTACATTGATTGAACTGCTGGTTGTGATCGCCGTGATCAGCTTGCTCGCGGCGATGCTGTTCCCTGTCTTTGCGAGCGCCCGAGAGAAAGCGCGGCAGGCAAGCTGCGCCTCCAATGAGCGCCAGATCGGCCTGGCGATCCTGCAATACGCGCAGGACGAGGACGAGCGCCTTCCCAACGGCATCAGCAATGGGACGTCATTTTGGTGCGGCGAGGGCTGGGCCGGACAGTGCGGCGCGTATCTCAAGAGCCCGGACCTTTTGCGCTGCCCGGACGATCCGACTGCCGGGCGCGCGCCGGCGAATTTTGTGGTTTCCTATGGCTACAATATCAATCTGGCGGAGCCGTCGGACGATCAGGCGCCGACAACGCAGACCTATTTCAATGGGTCCCCTCCTCCGGGCCGCACCCTGGCCACGCTCAACGCGCCGTCCCGAACGGTCATGCTCTTTGAAGTGTCGGGCGTGACGGCGAATGTCCGGGACAGCCGCGAGGGTATCGAATGGGGCGGCGTGAGCGGAGAGTTTCTGTCCGCCTCGAGCAGCGGTCTGGACAACCGTCTCTACGCGCGCAAAGATGTGACGACGGATGTCGACAATCGCTACGCCACCGGTATGATGGGGGGACGGACGCCTCAGCCCAACGGCCAGTTCCAGCCTTCGTTCGGACGCCATATCTACGGCTCGAACTTCCTGCTGGCGGACGGGCATGTGAAGTGGCTGCGCGGCGCGAACGTCTCGTCCGGCCTCGACGCCCCGCAGTCCAATTGCCGCCAAGGGAATATCCCGGCCTTATCCGGATGCGACGGCACGGATCAGCCTTTTAACGCCGCCGGCACCGAGACGGACGCTCCGGATGTCACCGCAACGTTCAGCACGGAATAACGCCCACAAATTTCCCTGAGAAACTTTTTCAATAAATTTTCCTCGCGGAGAGTTTCATCCCAACTTTTGCCCTCAAACACGCGATCTTGATAGTATAAGACTGCGGCAAGCATTTCCATTTTAAAGAAAGATCAGGCGGCGTTGAACTTGTGGCGGCCAACCGGACGTCGCCCGCAAGGCGGCGAGGAAGAGAACCTGATCGCGGCGGCGCAGCGCGGAGATCGGCGGGCGTTCGACACGCTCGTTCGCAACTATCGGCCGCTGCTGCGCGGTCTGCTGACTCGCCGCGTGACAAGCGCGGAGGCCGTCGACGACATCTTGCAGGAGACGTGGATGGCCGCCTGGACGAAACTGCCCGATTACACACACCGCGCCCGGTTCAAAGCCTGGCTGTTCGGCATCGCGGTCCATAAGATCGGCGACCACCATCGATCGCGCATGAAGTCGATGGCCGAACAGATCACGCCGGAGATCGAGCGAACCATGACGACGCAGGACGATCCTTACGCCGCCGTGGACATGAAGGAAGCGCTGAACTCCGTTCTCTGCCAGCTTCCGGACGCACAACGGGAGGTGATTGAACTTTATTACTACGCGGGACTAACGCTGCCGGAAATTGCCGAGACACTGGAGCGCAATCAAAATACGGTCAAGTATCAGTTCTATCGAGCGCATGGAGTTGTCGCCGCCGGCTTAGGGATGGCGAACGCGCTTTAAAAGATCGGTTTGATCACGTCTTGCGAAGATAAGTCATTATGTTTCATACCACGGACCAGGACCTTTTGTTACTCGTACACGGCGAACTGAACGTTTGGCGGAGGATCGCGGCTCAGGCGCACCTTGCGGTATGCCCAAGCTGCCAGACTCGACTGGCGAAGCTCGTCGGCGCATCCCGGCTTCTCGCCGACGCCGTACGCGGCGCCGACCTCCCGCGCTGGTCGCTGCCGGCGCCTCAGGAAGCCCTCACCGCAGCGCGCGCCGCGTCGGCCTGGCGACTGGCGGCCCTTTTGATCATCGTCATCACGATGCTGAATATCACGACTGGGATCATTCGCTCTTCCCAGAGATTCGCGGGACAAACCGTCTCGCCTCAGGCGCAGCCTTCCGGCGGCTGCCGCCCCGATCTTCACAATGACAAATGCCGATAAAATAATCCAGCTGTAACATTCTCAAATCCATCAGGAGATATGAAAAATGACGCTACGACAGCGCATTGCAGCGCTTCTCGTGAACACTATCATCGTGTCTGTTGCCGTAATCGCAATACAAAACGGCGCCGCCGCCCAGCACTACAAGCAAACAAATCTGGTCACCAGCGACCAATCCCTCGCTTCCGCCGCCGTGACGGACCCCAATCTGATCAATCCCTGGGGAGTGTCGCTCAATCCGGCCGGCGGGGCGCTATGGACATCGAACAACGGCAGCGGCAAATTCGGCCTCTACACGGGAGACGTGGGAGGCAGCCCGGTCAAAGTCGCCGGCCTCGCGCCCACGGTCCCGGGACTGCCCGGATTTTCGGGTTCGCCAACCGGTCAGGTATTTAACGGGTCGTCCGATTTCAAGCTGACGTCAGGTCCCGCGCGGTTTATCACCGCGTCGGAAGATGGGACTCTGTCGGCGTGGAACGGCAATCCTTCGGCGACGGCGACTCGGGTCGTCAATCGCTCCGATTTCGGCGCGGTCTACAAGGGGCTCGCGATTGGAAGCAACTCAAACGGGAACTTCCTGTACGCCTCCAACTTCCATAGCGGCAAGATCGATGTCTACGATGGGAATTTCTCGTCGGCCACGCTCTCGGGATCGTTCACCGATCCCAACGCTCCCACGGATTACGCGCCGTTCAATCTCAAGGCGGTCGGAAATCGGGTGTATGTTACGTACGCCCAGCAAGCGATCGGCGGTCATGAGGAGGTCAAGGGAATTGGGAAAGGATTCGTGGATGTATTCGACACAAATGGTAACTTTGTCAGCAGGCTGGCGACTGGGAGCAGCCTGGGGCCAGCCGGAATCGCGTCGCTGGACGCGCCTTGGGGGCTGGCTGTGGCGCCGTCGAACTTCGGCAAGTTCAGCAATGACCTGCTGGTAGGCAACTTCGGCAGCGGCCAGATCGACGCGTTCGATCCGATCACCGGCAAGTTCGAAGGCGTCCTGCGCGACGCCCACGGAAAGCCGATCGTCATCGACGGTCTCTGGGGTTTGACCTTCGGCAACGGCGTCGCCGCCGGCGACCTCAACAAGCTCTACTTCACGGCTGGAATCAATGATGAAGCCGGGGGACTGCTCGGCAGCATCGCCGTAACTTCCGTACCGGAACCCGGAGCGCTGGCGACGTTTGGCGTGGCCGGACTTTCGCTGATCGGCATGATCGCTCGACGCCGACGATCGCCGCTGCGCCACCGCAGCGCATAAGATCAAGCACACAAAAAGCAAGCGGCGCCCTCGTCTTCGAGAGCGCCGCTTGCCTGGACGATGTCCGTGAAAACCGATTACTTCAGGGCTTCTCGGACGGCTTCTTTCGCCTTGCCGAAACCTTCCTGAATTTTGCCCTCGGCCTGCTTCGTCTTGCCGTCGAGGTCGTCCTCCGGGTTATTGGTCAGGTCGCCGCGCACATCCTGCGCCTTGCCCTCGGCCTGCTTCAGCTTGCCTTCCACAATATCTTGATTGATCGCCATGTTACTCTCCTTGTTGGGTTACTGCGGCTATCCTAGCCTGATGACATTATTTACCCGCAGGGAAACGTTCAGAAACATCGGCGGCGCGCACCCCGGTCGGCGGCGCGCCGAGATGTCGCCGCACGACTTTATTGAACAGATGCAGGTCGGGGATGCCGACATCGGCGGCGATCGATTTGATGGATTGCTGAGAATGCGTGAGCAGATATCGCGCGCGGCTCATGCGGCGCTCGGTGAGATAACTCTTGACCGGCGCTCCCAGCTCCGCATGAAACAACCGGTTCAGATGAACGTGCGAAACGCCCGATTCGCGCGCGATCTCCTCCACGCTGATCGGCTGGTCCAATCGCAGGGCGATGAACTGCTGCGCGCGGGCAACCGCCGGATGCCCGCCAGCCGCCTCCGCGCTTCCCGTCGCCACGCGTTCGGAGAGGCGGCAGACCAGTTCCCAAATCTTCATCTCCGCGCGCCAGACCCGCGACTCGAATAACCCGATCGCCTCTTCAAACAGCCCTTCGACGCCGACGCGCTCATGATCGAGGTACTGCATGACGGGGACGCCCGCGCCGCGCGTTCCCTCAAATGCCAGGTGAGCGTAGTAGTATCCCCCAGGACGGTCCAGCCGATACTCGGAGTGCGTGTCCGGCGGCAGCAGGCTGACGGCGCCGGGCCGAATCGGGCAAACGATCTCCGTTCCGCTCCACAGCTCCTCATGCCGCAGTCGCACCTCCCCATGATGGTGGTACAGATGCAGCTGCCAGAGTTCAGAAAGAAAGTAGCGCTCGACTGGGTTACGCCCATAAGTGGCCGGCCCCGTCTGCATCAGCCTCGGCTTCGCCTCCAGCGGCGCATGCGCTATCAACGGCTCGGAAACATCCCACGCAATCTCACTTGTCATGTTTCAATATTACCACCGATGTTCAAACGAGGCAATTGTCAGATTTCATCGGCCATCTTATAATAGTGTCCGTGGGATCGTACGGATGATTAATAAAGACCACGTCAAAAAGGAACGATCTGATGCTCTCCTCCAACGCTCGCCGCCTCGGCCAATACGGACTGCTCTCCACGCTTATGGCGACTGCCGCGATTGGCGGCGTCCACGCCGCCGCCGCGCGGACGCCCGCCGGCCCGGCGCCGATCCGCGCAAAGATGGCCTGGTGGCGCGACGCGCGCTTCGGGCTGTTTATCCATTGGGGGCCGGTGAGCCTGACGGGGCAAGAGATCAGCTGGTCCCGGGCGAACTCCAATCCGAAGTGCCCCAACAACGGCGGTATTCCCATCGATGTCTACGACAACCTTTACCAGAAGTTCAACCCCACGCAGTTTGACGCGAAGGAATGGGTGAATGTCGCCCGGCGCGCGGGCATGAAGTACATGGTGCTGACGGCGAAGCATTGCGACGGCTTTTTGCTCTGGCCGTCCCAAGCCAGCGGCTACAATATGTCCGCCACGCCCTATCACAAAGACATCTGCGGCGCCCTTTCGGACGCCGCGCATCAGCAGGGGATGAAGATCGGATGGTACTACTCGCCG from Capsulimonas corticalis harbors:
- a CDS encoding heavy metal-binding domain-containing protein, with the protein product MVLDPQNTNDPKITAIPQHATERLVEMRGSSESRTLFTSDLSTSEFLLVKEAGFDPVGLVVGSSIYHVGYQQSAWSKNQEMTVLTQAMYHARELAMDRMEEEAHQLGADGVVGVRLEVNHKEWGNHIAEFVAIGTAVVHRGDKNRFKNKRGRPFTSDLSGQDFYVLLRSGYRPLGLVMGNCVYHVAIQSFGSFMRNFTQNAELTQYTQAMYDSRELAMERMQKEAEELGAKGIVGANIHERTHAWGAHVIEFFAIGTAVEETSSDHVIEPPTIVLPLIS
- a CDS encoding DUF72 domain-containing protein — protein: MSIHIGTSGWSYDHWRGVLYPEGSPASKRLAYYVERFQTVEVNSSYYHWPRDTTFAGWRDKVPPGFVMTIKAPRGLTHAARLKSPEVWLERIEQGLRELGDKRGPLLVQLPPDMEIDLPRLAYFLERTPKGLRVCVEFRHPSWNTNEAFALLERYGAAYCVMSGAHLPCILRATAMFAYVRLHGPDQEYLYGGSYSDRDLRWWADRIREWAEGGLDVYAYFNNDGGGNAVRNAETLKAILHT
- a CDS encoding ankyrin repeat domain-containing protein, which codes for MRKRSKRSCIHKPFFGTARAFASLLLLLGAPLASHALTPLTTTVAALHDAVKRGDDVKVKALLDGGVDVNAGAASGVTPLIWAAIMDRPSTAALLLSRGANVNDAIPAGHYDAGLTALIAAANGRNNIYSGAIEPPAPAEYGGADVAQRRLHNVAVREWRMRAANWRSGYAALVKLLVAHKANVNAQMALGTTAIDSAATAGDTQTVRFLINHGARLDLPSHETDILGTAHDATNGYYALVGAIYEDKHNPKLVELLLAHGASPNSASPSEMTPLGAAAASGDTAVIRLLLEHGARPDDKDYYGRAALSYVGAYPKAAALLKNTLSR
- a CDS encoding DUF1559 domain-containing protein; protein product: MIRKSARIAGFTLIELLVVIAVISLLAAMLFPVFASAREKARQASCASNERQIGLAILQYAQDEDERLPNGISNGTSFWCGEGWAGQCGAYLKSPDLLRCPDDPTAGRAPANFVVSYGYNINLAEPSDDQAPTTQTYFNGSPPPGRTLATLNAPSRTVMLFEVSGVTANVRDSREGIEWGGVSGEFLSASSSGLDNRLYARKDVTTDVDNRYATGMMGGRTPQPNGQFQPSFGRHIYGSNFLLADGHVKWLRGANVSSGLDAPQSNCRQGNIPALSGCDGTDQPFNAAGTETDAPDVTATFSTE
- a CDS encoding RNA polymerase sigma factor, which codes for MWRPTGRRPQGGEEENLIAAAQRGDRRAFDTLVRNYRPLLRGLLTRRVTSAEAVDDILQETWMAAWTKLPDYTHRARFKAWLFGIAVHKIGDHHRSRMKSMAEQITPEIERTMTTQDDPYAAVDMKEALNSVLCQLPDAQREVIELYYYAGLTLPEIAETLERNQNTVKYQFYRAHGVVAAGLGMANAL
- a CDS encoding anti-sigma factor family protein; its protein translation is MFHTTDQDLLLLVHGELNVWRRIAAQAHLAVCPSCQTRLAKLVGASRLLADAVRGADLPRWSLPAPQEALTAARAASAWRLAALLIIVITMLNITTGIIRSSQRFAGQTVSPQAQPSGGCRPDLHNDKCR
- a CDS encoding TIGR03118 family protein, with protein sequence MTLRQRIAALLVNTIIVSVAVIAIQNGAAAQHYKQTNLVTSDQSLASAAVTDPNLINPWGVSLNPAGGALWTSNNGSGKFGLYTGDVGGSPVKVAGLAPTVPGLPGFSGSPTGQVFNGSSDFKLTSGPARFITASEDGTLSAWNGNPSATATRVVNRSDFGAVYKGLAIGSNSNGNFLYASNFHSGKIDVYDGNFSSATLSGSFTDPNAPTDYAPFNLKAVGNRVYVTYAQQAIGGHEEVKGIGKGFVDVFDTNGNFVSRLATGSSLGPAGIASLDAPWGLAVAPSNFGKFSNDLLVGNFGSGQIDAFDPITGKFEGVLRDAHGKPIVIDGLWGLTFGNGVAAGDLNKLYFTAGINDEAGGLLGSIAVTSVPEPGALATFGVAGLSLIGMIARRRRSPLRHRSA
- a CDS encoding CsbD family protein; the protein is MAINQDIVEGKLKQAEGKAQDVRGDLTNNPEDDLDGKTKQAEGKIQEGFGKAKEAVREALK
- a CDS encoding AraC family transcriptional regulator, with the translated sequence MTSEIAWDVSEPLIAHAPLEAKPRLMQTGPATYGRNPVERYFLSELWQLHLYHHHGEVRLRHEELWSGTEIVCPIRPGAVSLLPPDTHSEYRLDRPGGYYYAHLAFEGTRGAGVPVMQYLDHERVGVEGLFEEAIGLFESRVWRAEMKIWELVCRLSERVATGSAEAAGGHPAVARAQQFIALRLDQPISVEEIARESGVSHVHLNRLFHAELGAPVKSYLTERRMSRARYLLTHSQQSIKSIAADVGIPDLHLFNKVVRRHLGAPPTGVRAADVSERFPAGK